Proteins encoded by one window of Sphingomonas ginkgonis:
- a CDS encoding FYDLN acid domain-containing protein: MVKPEWGHKRTCPKCATRFYDLGKDDPVTCIECGTAFMPEPVLKSKQPLPFEAATTTQAPAARENEDLGAEDLAIDEDEEPSADDEVDLTTTDDDDLGVGTGGEDEEH; this comes from the coding sequence ATGGTGAAGCCCGAGTGGGGCCACAAGCGGACCTGCCCCAAGTGCGCGACGCGTTTTTACGACCTTGGCAAGGATGATCCAGTCACCTGCATTGAATGCGGCACCGCCTTCATGCCGGAGCCGGTGCTGAAGTCCAAGCAGCCGCTGCCGTTCGAGGCGGCGACCACCACGCAAGCGCCTGCCGCGCGGGAGAACGAGGATCTCGGCGCCGAGGATCTCGCGATCGACGAGGACGAGGAGCCGAGCGCGGACGACGAGGTGGATCTCACCACCACCGATGACGACGACCTGGGCGTCGGCACCGGGGGCGAAGACGAGGAACATTAA
- a CDS encoding replicative DNA helicase: protein MAEILRHPGAPDAPEPPSVPHNIEAEAALLGALMIDNRLVEDVQLRLRADHFFEPLHGRIYEAILRMTDRNMVANPVTLRPMFEADEAMKEVGGPGYLAQLTGSGAAILGARDFAAQIYDLALLRALIGVGRDLVEGAMDTSEEVAPLTQIERAETELYKVAEQGGGEGKVKAFAEATRIALQTAEKALNSGGHLSGITTGLESLNGKIGGMHPSDLMILAGRPGMGKTSLATNIAFAAAQRFLRDQEDGIAAEKSAGAPTAFFSLEMSADQLATRVLAEQSGISSENLRMGKISQQEFRNLARAAAELQSLPLYIDDTPGLSIAALRARARRLKRQKGIGFIVVDYLQLLSGTGKGGDSNRVQEISEISRGLKQLAKELDLPVLALSQLSRAVEQREDKRPQLSDLRESGSIEQDADMVWFVYRGDYYLQAKQPSEDHPDFAGWQEEMQRIYGLAEVIVAKQRHGATGKVRLKFDSNITRFSDLAESDYLPDMRD from the coding sequence ATGGCCGAGATCCTCCGACACCCCGGTGCGCCCGACGCGCCCGAGCCGCCGAGCGTCCCGCACAACATCGAGGCGGAAGCCGCGCTGCTGGGCGCGCTGATGATCGACAACCGGCTGGTCGAGGACGTGCAGCTGAGGCTCCGCGCCGACCATTTCTTCGAGCCGCTGCACGGGCGCATCTACGAAGCGATCCTGCGGATGACAGACCGCAACATGGTCGCAAACCCGGTCACGCTCCGCCCGATGTTCGAGGCGGACGAAGCGATGAAGGAGGTCGGCGGCCCCGGCTATCTCGCCCAGCTGACCGGCTCAGGCGCGGCGATCCTCGGCGCCCGCGATTTCGCCGCGCAGATCTACGACCTCGCGCTGCTGCGGGCGCTGATCGGGGTCGGCCGCGACCTAGTCGAGGGCGCGATGGACACCAGCGAGGAAGTCGCCCCGCTGACCCAGATCGAGCGCGCCGAGACCGAGCTCTACAAGGTCGCCGAGCAAGGCGGCGGCGAGGGCAAGGTCAAGGCCTTCGCCGAGGCGACCCGGATCGCCCTGCAAACCGCGGAGAAAGCGCTCAACTCGGGCGGTCACCTGTCGGGCATCACCACCGGTCTGGAATCGCTCAACGGGAAGATCGGCGGCATGCACCCGTCCGACCTGATGATCCTCGCCGGCCGCCCCGGCATGGGCAAGACCTCGCTTGCCACCAACATCGCCTTTGCCGCTGCGCAGCGTTTCCTCCGCGACCAGGAGGACGGGATCGCGGCCGAGAAGTCGGCCGGTGCTCCGACCGCCTTCTTCAGCCTGGAAATGAGCGCCGACCAGCTCGCCACCCGCGTGCTCGCCGAACAGTCGGGGATCAGCTCGGAAAACCTCCGCATGGGCAAGATCAGCCAGCAGGAGTTCCGCAATCTCGCCCGCGCCGCCGCCGAGCTGCAGAGCCTGCCGCTGTACATCGACGACACGCCCGGCCTGTCGATCGCCGCGCTTCGCGCCCGCGCCCGCCGGCTGAAGAGGCAGAAGGGCATCGGCTTCATCGTCGTCGACTATCTCCAACTCCTTTCGGGCACCGGCAAGGGCGGCGACAGCAACCGGGTCCAGGAAATCTCTGAGATCAGCCGCGGGCTGAAGCAGCTTGCCAAGGAGCTCGACCTGCCGGTGCTCGCCCTGTCGCAGCTCAGCCGCGCGGTGGAGCAGCGGGAGGATAAGCGTCCGCAGCTATCCGACCTGCGCGAGTCCGGCTCGATCGAGCAGGACGCCGACATGGTCTGGTTCGTCTATCGCGGCGACTATTACCTCCAGGCCAAGCAGCCGTCCGAAGACCATCCCGACTTCGCCGGATGGCAGGAGGAGATGCAACGCATTTACGGGCTCGCCGAGGTGATCGTCGCCAAGCAGCGCCACGGCGCGACCGGCAAAGTCCGGCTCAAGTTCGACAGCAACATCACCCGCTTCAGCGATCTCGCCGAGTCCGACTATCTGCCGGACATGCGCGACTAG
- the astD gene encoding succinylglutamate-semialdehyde dehydrogenase: MASSLISYEPATGAELWSGETGDAGAEVALARAAFPDWAARSVSYRTESLRRFANVVRQREGEFADLIARETGKPLWEAKTEVAAVVNKVDISISAYAERTPKRSLEAALGNKVAVRHKPHGVLAVLGPYNFPAHLPNGHIVPALIAGNAVVFKPSEKTSAVGALLVRCYHEAGIPEGTVRLLLGGPEQGRALAAEANIDGLLFTGSARAGQALHRQFADTPQKILALELGGNNPLVVWEGKDIAAAATIIVQSAFLSAGQRCTAARRLIVRAGEEEALVAEIVRLMDRLIVDHPHAEPAPFMGPVIDNGAADLLQEQFLGLMMKGGRVIRRLERPRAGLPFLTPALVDVTDVADRPDEELFGPVLQMVRVESFDEALAEANHTRFGLAASLLGGSPKLYDRFWSEVRAGVINWNKPTNGAPSNAPFGGVGLSGNHRPSAFYAADYCAYPVTSSETEIARASIAEGLRDPNLLED, encoded by the coding sequence ATGGCGTCTTCACTGATCTCCTACGAGCCGGCAACCGGCGCCGAGCTCTGGTCGGGCGAGACGGGCGACGCCGGTGCGGAAGTCGCCCTGGCGCGCGCCGCCTTCCCCGACTGGGCCGCCCGCTCCGTCTCCTACCGAACCGAGAGCCTGCGCCGCTTCGCCAACGTCGTCCGCCAGCGCGAGGGCGAGTTCGCCGATCTGATCGCACGCGAGACCGGCAAGCCGCTGTGGGAGGCGAAGACGGAGGTCGCCGCGGTCGTCAACAAGGTCGACATCTCTATTTCCGCCTACGCCGAGCGAACCCCCAAGCGGAGCCTTGAGGCGGCGCTCGGCAACAAGGTGGCGGTCCGCCACAAGCCGCATGGCGTGCTGGCGGTGCTTGGCCCCTACAATTTCCCCGCACACCTGCCCAATGGGCACATCGTTCCCGCGCTGATTGCCGGCAACGCCGTGGTGTTCAAGCCGTCGGAGAAGACCTCGGCGGTCGGCGCGCTGCTCGTCCGTTGCTATCACGAGGCCGGCATCCCCGAGGGTACGGTGCGGCTGCTGCTGGGCGGGCCGGAGCAGGGCCGCGCGCTGGCTGCCGAGGCCAACATCGACGGGCTCCTGTTCACCGGCTCCGCCCGGGCCGGCCAGGCACTCCATCGCCAGTTCGCCGACACGCCGCAGAAGATTCTCGCGCTCGAGCTCGGCGGCAACAATCCGCTGGTCGTGTGGGAAGGCAAGGACATCGCGGCGGCGGCGACGATCATCGTCCAGTCGGCCTTCCTTTCGGCCGGCCAGCGCTGCACCGCCGCACGCCGTCTGATCGTCCGCGCCGGCGAGGAGGAAGCGCTGGTCGCCGAGATCGTCCGGCTGATGGACCGGCTGATCGTCGATCATCCTCACGCCGAGCCGGCGCCTTTCATGGGCCCGGTCATTGACAATGGCGCGGCCGACCTGCTGCAGGAGCAGTTCCTCGGGCTGATGATGAAGGGCGGGCGGGTGATCCGCCGGCTTGAGCGGCCGCGCGCCGGCCTGCCCTTCCTCACCCCGGCGCTTGTCGACGTCACCGACGTCGCGGACCGGCCCGACGAAGAGCTTTTCGGGCCGGTGCTGCAGATGGTGCGGGTGGAGAGCTTCGACGAGGCGCTGGCAGAGGCCAACCATACCCGCTTCGGGCTCGCCGCCAGCCTGCTCGGGGGCAGCCCGAAGCTCTACGACCGCTTCTGGTCCGAGGTGCGGGCCGGAGTCATCAACTGGAATAAGCCGACCAACGGCGCGCCCAGCAACGCCCCGTTTGGCGGGGTCGGCCTGTCCGGCAACCATCGCCCGAGCGCCTTCTACGCGGCCGACTATTGCGCCTATCCGGTCACCAGCAGCGAAACCGAGATTGCCCGCGCCAGCATCGCCGAAGGGCTGCGCGACCCCAATCTGCTGGAAGACTGA
- a CDS encoding AI-2E family transporter, with protein sequence MSDASFIRRTLIVIGLLALTFLVWQLRDILLMIFGAVVIAALFRSLADTIRRFVPVGGSAALVISVLLVLGIVIGAGFLFGAQVVSQAETLRAAIPQAWQAVQSRLSHYGIEVPLQNLTGGGATGGVMSKVTSFLMSLSGGFTDTLLIVVGGIFLANQPRFYQEGALKLIPEGKRRIAQQSFEDSGRALRLWLKAQLIAMLLIGLLTTLGLWLLGVPSFLALGLLAGLLEFIPFAGPILSAIPGILLSFAISPELALWTLLLYVGIQNIEGYAIQPMIQQWAVELPGFILLFSLLAAGALFGPMGIVFAAPLTVVIYVMVKRLYVQEALDTPTPIPGEGKAG encoded by the coding sequence GTGAGCGACGCCTCCTTCATCCGCCGGACCCTGATCGTCATCGGTCTGCTCGCGCTGACCTTCCTGGTCTGGCAGCTGCGCGACATCCTGCTGATGATCTTCGGCGCGGTCGTCATCGCCGCGCTGTTCCGCTCGCTGGCGGACACGATCCGCCGCTTCGTCCCCGTCGGCGGCAGCGCCGCGCTCGTTATCTCCGTACTGCTGGTGCTTGGCATCGTGATCGGGGCCGGGTTCCTGTTCGGCGCGCAGGTGGTCAGCCAAGCCGAGACGCTGCGGGCGGCCATCCCGCAGGCGTGGCAGGCGGTGCAGAGCCGGCTCTCGCACTACGGCATCGAAGTGCCGCTGCAGAACCTCACCGGCGGCGGCGCTACCGGCGGAGTGATGAGCAAGGTCACCAGCTTCCTCATGTCACTGAGCGGCGGCTTCACCGACACGTTGCTGATCGTGGTCGGCGGCATTTTCCTCGCCAACCAGCCGCGCTTCTACCAAGAAGGCGCGCTCAAGCTCATCCCCGAAGGCAAGCGGAGAATCGCGCAGCAGAGCTTCGAGGACAGCGGCCGCGCGCTTCGGCTGTGGCTTAAGGCGCAGCTGATTGCCATGTTGCTGATCGGGCTGCTCACCACTTTAGGCCTGTGGCTGCTCGGCGTGCCGAGCTTCCTCGCGCTCGGCCTGCTGGCGGGACTGCTCGAGTTCATCCCCTTCGCCGGCCCGATCCTGTCGGCCATTCCCGGCATCCTTCTCTCCTTCGCAATCAGCCCCGAGCTCGCGCTGTGGACGCTGCTGCTCTACGTCGGCATCCAGAACATCGAAGGCTATGCGATCCAGCCGATGATCCAGCAGTGGGCGGTCGAGCTGCCCGGCTTCATCCTCCTCTTCTCGCTGCTCGCAGCCGGCGCCTTGTTCGGGCCGATGGGGATCGTCTTCGCCGCCCCGCTCACCGTCGTGATCTACGTGATGGTGAAGCGCCTCTACGTTCAGGAGGCGCTGGATACTCCGACGCCGATTCCGGGCGAGGGGAAGGCGGGCTAG
- a CDS encoding sensor histidine kinase, whose translation MLDRLNDRLFNRLALVGLLAGFLLLIIAFVTVLASSSSSQRATGWVRHTYQVKDTLNRTALAIERTETATRGYLLAPSPLRVVTAHRNAGLVLPGVDRLKELTQDNPGQQRQIALLRAKMADQLATDIDMLRRAVAGDLAGAREEFAERVKVRQIDQIRALEAQIEDAENRLLVQRQAVEQERRNQLNLILALLGLLMMVLGAATFVIVRRYTRDLTRTRDRLNLLNADLEGEVGRRTADLTRANEEIQRFAYIVSHDLRSPLVNVLGFTAELEQANKAIGGLVERAEQEAPQLLTEDVRFAREDLPEAIGFIRSSTQKMDRLINAILKLSREGRRNLSPQPLAMDAVMSEIVASLEQRLAAKEAEVRIEAPLPDLVSDRIAIEQIFSNLLENAVKYSDQERAPRIVVWGRRERERLIYEVEDNGRGIDPRDHSRIFDLFRRSGQQDQAGEGIGLAHVRALIYRLGGLIDVNSELGRGSTFTVRLPAEFKDEGDKK comes from the coding sequence TTGCTCGACCGGCTCAACGACCGTCTGTTCAACCGGCTCGCGCTCGTCGGGCTGCTCGCCGGCTTCCTCCTGCTGATCATTGCCTTCGTGACCGTGCTGGCGAGTTCCAGCAGCAGTCAGCGGGCCACCGGCTGGGTCCGCCACACCTACCAGGTCAAGGATACGCTCAACCGCACGGCGCTGGCGATCGAGCGGACCGAGACCGCGACCCGCGGCTATCTGCTCGCCCCGAGCCCGCTGCGTGTGGTCACCGCGCATCGCAACGCCGGCCTGGTGCTGCCCGGCGTCGACCGGCTGAAGGAGCTGACCCAGGACAATCCCGGGCAGCAGCGGCAGATCGCCCTCCTTCGCGCCAAGATGGCCGACCAGCTGGCGACTGACATCGACATGCTGCGACGCGCGGTCGCGGGAGACCTCGCCGGCGCACGGGAGGAATTCGCCGAACGGGTGAAGGTTCGCCAGATCGACCAAATCCGCGCGCTGGAGGCGCAGATCGAGGATGCCGAAAACCGGCTTCTGGTGCAGCGACAGGCGGTCGAGCAGGAGCGCCGCAATCAGCTCAACCTCATCCTCGCGCTGCTCGGCCTGCTGATGATGGTCCTCGGCGCGGCCACGTTCGTGATCGTCCGCCGCTACACGCGAGACCTGACGCGCACCCGCGACCGGCTGAACCTGCTCAATGCCGATCTCGAGGGCGAGGTGGGGCGGCGGACCGCCGACCTCACCCGCGCCAACGAAGAGATCCAGCGCTTCGCCTACATCGTCAGCCACGACCTGCGTTCACCGCTGGTCAACGTGCTGGGTTTCACGGCCGAGCTCGAGCAGGCCAACAAGGCAATCGGCGGACTTGTCGAGCGTGCCGAGCAGGAGGCTCCGCAGTTGCTGACCGAAGACGTCCGCTTCGCCCGCGAGGATCTGCCCGAGGCCATCGGCTTCATTCGCTCGTCCACCCAGAAGATGGACCGGCTGATCAACGCCATCCTCAAGCTGTCGCGCGAAGGCCGGCGCAACCTGTCGCCGCAGCCGCTGGCGATGGATGCGGTGATGAGCGAGATCGTCGCCAGCCTCGAGCAGCGGCTCGCCGCAAAGGAGGCCGAGGTGAGGATCGAGGCGCCTCTTCCGGACCTCGTCAGCGATCGTATCGCCATCGAACAGATTTTTTCCAACCTCCTTGAAAATGCGGTGAAATATTCCGATCAAGAGCGCGCGCCGAGGATCGTGGTGTGGGGTCGACGGGAGCGCGAGAGGCTGATCTACGAGGTGGAGGACAATGGCCGCGGGATCGATCCACGAGACCATAGCCGGATTTTCGACCTGTTCCGCCGCTCGGGCCAGCAGGACCAGGCGGGCGAAGGCATCGGGCTGGCCCATGTGCGGGCACTCATATACCGGCTGGGCGGACTGATCGACGTGAATTCCGAGCTGGGCCGCGGGTCGACCTTCACGGTGCGCCTGCCGGCCGAGTTCAAGGATGAGGGGGACAAGAAGTGA
- a CDS encoding vgr related protein, whose product MAASLFGDALDLDAVRIVRGKWWPFQPRDVIMAPTGSIHFHPDNPLWAKDFSTAPLGHQGLVMHELTHVLQAQQRGRFYLPLMRHPFCRYGYKPEVDRPFGRYGLEQQAEIVRHAFLLRHGPRRDDLPLLAELETILPFGTGPSAQLAQQL is encoded by the coding sequence ATGGCGGCCTCGCTGTTCGGCGACGCGCTCGATCTCGACGCGGTGCGGATCGTGCGCGGCAAATGGTGGCCATTCCAGCCGCGCGATGTCATCATGGCCCCGACCGGATCCATCCACTTCCATCCCGACAATCCGCTCTGGGCCAAGGATTTCTCGACCGCGCCGCTCGGCCACCAGGGACTGGTCATGCACGAGCTGACCCATGTGCTGCAGGCGCAGCAGCGCGGGCGTTTTTACCTGCCGCTGATGCGCCATCCCTTTTGCCGCTATGGCTACAAGCCCGAGGTCGATCGGCCGTTCGGGCGCTACGGACTGGAGCAGCAGGCGGAGATCGTCCGCCACGCCTTCCTCCTCCGCCACGGTCCACGGCGCGACGACCTGCCGCTCCTCGCGGAACTGGAAACGATCCTGCCCTTCGGGACCGGCCCCTCAGCGCAGCTGGCGCAGCAGCTGTAA
- a CDS encoding sensor histidine kinase, with the protein MQQPRRILYIDDDAGLRRLVEKLLGRRGHTVVTAATGDDGVARAREGGFDLIAVDHYMPGMDGLETLQALRALPDGPPVVYVTGSEESSVAVAALKAGAAEYVVKSVGDDFVDLLERAFSHALATLRLERAKAEAEEALVASNLRLETLLREVNHRVANSLQLAGTMVGMQARLLPEGLARDALDDTERRIQAIAQVHRRLYASSDVQSVAMDEYLAALVAELEETWSSSHAPRHIRLTAEPLQLEADKALSLGVIVNELVSNACKYAYSPDDAGEIRVNFGRTGEQHFRLCVEDDGRGIELGTAPTGTGLGTRLITAMAKSLGGPVEYDRSHRGVRATLEAAIA; encoded by the coding sequence ATGCAGCAGCCGCGCCGCATTCTCTACATCGATGACGACGCCGGGCTCCGTCGCCTGGTGGAGAAGCTGCTCGGCCGCCGCGGGCACACGGTGGTCACGGCCGCCACCGGCGACGACGGGGTCGCGCGGGCCCGCGAGGGCGGGTTCGACCTGATCGCAGTCGACCATTACATGCCCGGGATGGATGGGCTGGAGACGCTCCAGGCCTTGCGCGCGTTGCCGGACGGGCCGCCAGTCGTCTACGTCACCGGTTCGGAAGAGAGCAGCGTCGCGGTCGCCGCGCTCAAGGCGGGCGCCGCGGAATATGTCGTGAAGTCCGTCGGTGACGATTTCGTCGACCTGCTCGAGCGGGCCTTCTCGCATGCGCTCGCGACGCTCCGGCTCGAACGCGCCAAGGCCGAGGCGGAGGAGGCGCTGGTCGCGTCCAACCTGCGGCTCGAGACGCTGCTGCGCGAGGTCAATCACCGTGTCGCCAACTCGCTCCAGCTCGCCGGGACAATGGTCGGCATGCAGGCTCGGCTGCTGCCCGAGGGACTGGCGCGCGACGCGCTCGACGATACCGAGCGGCGGATCCAGGCGATCGCGCAGGTCCACCGCCGTCTCTACGCCAGCAGCGACGTGCAGTCGGTCGCGATGGACGAATATCTTGCCGCGCTGGTCGCCGAGCTGGAGGAGACCTGGTCGAGCAGTCACGCGCCGCGCCACATTCGCCTGACCGCCGAGCCGCTCCAGCTCGAGGCCGACAAGGCGCTGAGCCTCGGCGTGATCGTCAACGAGTTGGTCAGCAACGCCTGCAAATATGCCTATTCGCCCGATGACGCCGGCGAGATCCGGGTGAATTTCGGACGCACCGGCGAGCAGCATTTCCGACTGTGCGTCGAGGACGACGGGCGCGGGATCGAGTTGGGTACGGCGCCGACCGGAACCGGGCTCGGGACGCGGCTGATCACCGCCATGGCCAAGTCGCTCGGCGGCCCGGTCGAATATGACCGCAGCCATCGCGGTGTCCGCGCGACGCTCGAGGCAGCAATCGCCTGA
- a CDS encoding response regulator: MNSHRPVNIVMIEDDEGHARLIEKNIRRAGINNPICHFTDGTSAVEYLFNHPEGPAKNGPALVLLDLNLPDMSGTDILQRVKSDSALHRTPVVVLTTTDDKVEIQRCYDLGCNVYITKPVNYESFADAIRQLGLFLSVIQVPDIDA, translated from the coding sequence GTGAATAGCCATCGGCCGGTCAACATCGTCATGATCGAGGACGACGAGGGACATGCGCGCCTGATCGAGAAGAACATTCGTCGCGCCGGGATCAACAACCCCATCTGCCACTTCACCGATGGTACCAGCGCGGTCGAATATTTGTTCAACCATCCGGAAGGCCCGGCGAAAAACGGGCCGGCGCTGGTGCTGCTCGACCTCAACCTGCCGGACATGAGCGGGACCGACATCCTACAACGGGTCAAGAGCGACTCCGCGCTGCATCGGACCCCGGTGGTGGTGCTGACGACAACCGACGACAAGGTCGAGATCCAGCGCTGCTACGACCTCGGCTGCAACGTCTACATCACCAAGCCCGTGAACTACGAGAGCTTCGCCGACGCGATCCGCCAGCTCGGCCTGTTTCTCTCCGTCATCCAGGTTCCGGACATCGACGCCTGA
- the dcd gene encoding dCTP deaminase, translated as MSILSDRWIREQALENGMIEPFVEAQRREGCISYGLSSYGYDARVAEEFKIFTNVDNAVVDPKDFASNSFVDRKTDVCIIPPNSFALARTVEYFRVPRDVLVICLGKSTYARCGIIVNVTPLEPGWEGHVTLEFSNTTPLPAKIYANEGACQFLFLKGNEPCETSYADRAGKYMGQRGVTLPRL; from the coding sequence ATGAGCATCTTGTCCGATCGCTGGATTCGCGAGCAGGCGCTGGAAAACGGCATGATTGAGCCATTTGTGGAGGCGCAGCGACGCGAGGGCTGCATCAGCTACGGCCTGTCCAGCTATGGCTACGACGCACGGGTCGCGGAGGAGTTCAAGATCTTCACCAACGTCGACAATGCGGTGGTCGACCCCAAGGATTTCGCCTCCAACAGCTTCGTCGACCGCAAGACGGACGTGTGCATTATTCCGCCCAACAGCTTCGCACTGGCGCGAACCGTCGAGTATTTCCGGGTTCCTCGCGATGTGCTGGTCATCTGCCTCGGCAAGTCGACCTATGCGCGCTGCGGGATCATCGTGAACGTCACGCCGTTGGAACCCGGGTGGGAAGGCCATGTCACGCTGGAGTTCTCCAACACCACGCCGCTGCCGGCCAAGATCTACGCGAACGAGGGCGCCTGTCAGTTCCTGTTTCTCAAGGGCAACGAGCCGTGCGAAACCAGCTATGCCGACCGAGCCGGCAAATATATGGGCCAGCGCGGCGTGACCCTGCCGCGGCTCTAG
- the cmk gene encoding (d)CMP kinase: MTSRAPLVIAVDGPAASGKGTVARALAAHFDLPHLDTGLLYRGVALALLRWGGDPDSEFAALRAAQELNLDSGDPELRSEMVGGIASRISAYPAVRSALLERQQAFAGQPGGAVLDGRDIGTVIAPDARVKLFVTASAEVRAERRLAELEKRGLPAHLPDVLLDIRARDERDSHRAAAPLRQAEDAILLDTSELDIAAAKARAIQLAEAALV, encoded by the coding sequence GTGACTTCCCGCGCCCCCCTCGTCATCGCCGTCGACGGCCCCGCCGCCAGCGGCAAGGGCACCGTCGCCCGGGCGCTCGCCGCCCATTTCGACCTGCCGCACCTCGATACCGGCCTGCTCTACCGCGGCGTCGCGCTGGCCCTGCTACGCTGGGGCGGCGACCCCGACAGCGAGTTCGCGGCCCTCCGCGCCGCGCAGGAATTGAACCTCGACAGCGGCGATCCCGAGCTCCGCAGCGAGATGGTCGGCGGCATCGCCAGCCGCATCTCCGCCTATCCGGCGGTCCGTTCGGCGCTGCTCGAACGGCAGCAGGCGTTCGCCGGGCAGCCGGGCGGCGCAGTGCTCGACGGGCGCGATATCGGGACGGTCATCGCTCCCGATGCGCGGGTCAAGCTGTTCGTCACGGCCAGCGCCGAAGTCCGGGCCGAGCGCCGGCTGGCCGAGCTGGAGAAGCGCGGCCTTCCCGCGCACCTGCCCGACGTGCTGCTCGACATCCGCGCGCGCGACGAGCGCGACAGCCACCGCGCCGCCGCGCCGCTGCGCCAGGCCGAGGACGCCATCCTGCTCGACACCAGCGAGCTCGACATCGCCGCCGCCAAGGCGCGGGCAATCCAGCTCGCGGAGGCCGCCCTAGTCTGA
- a CDS encoding PilZ domain-containing protein, which yields MNPQASDARGFPRTSMFVGATLRRGEATTPVKLRNMSESGVMIEGVEGLAVGSEINIQRGRLAAVGTVVWSAGRQTGVRFRYPERVDIWLKPIGSVQQHQVDEVIRQWRAGEGESVPFVHATPAVTQARVPEIIRLLSELEDALTADVLVLAQHGDKLQNLDLALQLLRQLR from the coding sequence ATGAATCCCCAGGCGTCCGACGCTCGCGGCTTTCCGCGCACCAGCATGTTCGTCGGCGCGACCCTGCGCCGCGGTGAGGCGACGACGCCGGTCAAGCTCCGCAACATGTCGGAAAGCGGCGTGATGATCGAAGGGGTGGAAGGGCTCGCGGTCGGATCGGAAATCAACATCCAGCGTGGTCGGCTTGCGGCGGTCGGAACGGTGGTCTGGTCGGCCGGACGTCAGACCGGCGTTCGCTTCCGCTACCCGGAGCGGGTCGACATCTGGCTGAAGCCGATTGGGTCGGTCCAGCAGCACCAGGTTGACGAAGTGATCCGGCAGTGGCGCGCGGGGGAGGGGGAATCCGTTCCCTTCGTCCATGCAACGCCGGCCGTGACCCAGGCGCGGGTGCCCGAGATCATCCGCCTGCTCAGCGAACTGGAGGATGCGCTGACTGCCGACGTCCTGGTGCTCGCCCAGCATGGTGACAAGCTGCAGAACCTTGATCTGGCATTACAGCTGCTGCGCCAGCTGCGCTGA